From Thermomicrobiales bacterium, the proteins below share one genomic window:
- a CDS encoding alpha/beta hydrolase, which produces MTNPFTERILELVMAFIMGVSTLLGAVTQSAIAPNLQGNTTQTAARTVIDCGQLMLFDMQLVTPELGDVECGTLQVPENWSQPEGRQISITYVILKSTSPTPKEDPILYLEGGPGGSALSGLDAYANEIFDEMRQDRDIILFDQRGTQFSSPLVCSFFTVEELFDDSLFSGGGTTESDLSPEFDEAQLMQDARLSVGADTRRCVHELTASGVDLRQYNSVASANDAVALMDALGYPTYNLFGISYGTRLALVLMRDHADAGIRSVVLDSSFPPEIPGFERFVTEAHEVVMQLFADCKVDPVCDNAYPNLKERFKTLLRSAEVASIQGNDGTTVTSLDLVNVVTGISSYTESAAYIPLMIAELEQGITTTYNAIVSGSIVGPQSESADSEVAAEESDEAPMAEVAPALPAAVDIDANAQAEAFIASIQSRASQLSPSDSDTVLTLLTWLDKVPRTRESLQTFIEKGFASETQTANREALLAELAAMSDAAVARVFTIMAGTVDLIDIYTIGLNEPMFNSVECNEEAPFEDFSNVIANAESLEIPELAFGAISFMAEQFATCEFWPSGRANDIESEPVVSDIPTLIMAGNYDFQTPVSWNRSAFVNLSSSFYVQFPASGHGVIAQSQCAKDVARAFIDTPFKQPDSGCTGDLWPIWAMPVS; this is translated from the coding sequence ATGACAAATCCATTTACAGAGCGAATCCTCGAGCTGGTGATGGCGTTCATCATGGGCGTCAGCACGCTGCTTGGCGCCGTAACCCAGAGCGCCATTGCTCCCAATCTTCAGGGAAACACAACGCAGACCGCAGCCCGCACGGTCATCGATTGTGGGCAACTGATGCTCTTCGACATGCAACTGGTCACACCGGAACTCGGCGATGTCGAATGCGGAACCTTGCAGGTGCCGGAAAACTGGTCCCAGCCAGAGGGTCGGCAGATCAGCATTACCTACGTGATTCTCAAGAGCACCAGCCCGACGCCCAAGGAAGACCCGATTTTGTATCTGGAGGGCGGTCCCGGTGGCAGTGCGCTGAGCGGGCTGGATGCATATGCCAATGAGATCTTCGATGAGATGCGCCAGGATCGGGACATCATTCTCTTCGATCAGCGCGGCACGCAGTTCTCGTCTCCGTTGGTTTGCAGCTTCTTTACCGTCGAAGAGCTGTTCGACGATTCCCTCTTCAGCGGGGGTGGCACGACCGAGTCGGATCTTTCTCCAGAGTTCGACGAGGCGCAACTGATGCAGGATGCGCGCCTCTCGGTTGGCGCCGATACGCGTCGCTGCGTGCACGAGCTGACGGCCAGTGGCGTCGACCTTCGGCAATACAACAGCGTCGCCAGCGCAAATGATGCCGTGGCCTTGATGGATGCGTTGGGCTATCCGACCTACAACCTGTTCGGCATCTCCTACGGAACGCGGCTTGCGTTGGTGCTGATGCGTGACCATGCGGACGCCGGTATCCGTTCGGTGGTGCTCGATTCGTCGTTCCCGCCGGAGATTCCCGGGTTCGAGCGGTTCGTGACCGAAGCGCATGAAGTGGTGATGCAGCTCTTCGCGGATTGCAAGGTCGACCCGGTGTGCGACAACGCCTATCCGAACCTGAAGGAGCGTTTCAAGACGCTGCTGCGGTCCGCCGAAGTGGCGTCCATCCAGGGGAACGACGGCACTACCGTGACCTCGCTCGATCTGGTGAATGTGGTCACGGGCATCAGTTCGTATACCGAGTCGGCTGCCTACATTCCGCTGATGATTGCCGAACTCGAACAGGGAATTACAACGACGTACAACGCCATCGTGTCCGGTTCGATCGTGGGTCCGCAATCCGAATCGGCCGATTCGGAGGTGGCCGCCGAAGAGAGTGATGAGGCTCCCATGGCCGAGGTCGCTCCGGCGTTGCCAGCGGCGGTCGATATCGATGCCAACGCCCAGGCAGAGGCGTTCATCGCCAGCATCCAGTCGCGTGCGAGCCAACTTTCGCCCAGTGACAGCGACACGGTGCTCACCCTGCTCACCTGGTTGGACAAGGTGCCGCGCACCCGCGAGAGCTTGCAGACGTTCATCGAGAAGGGATTCGCCAGCGAAACGCAAACCGCGAATCGCGAGGCGTTGCTGGCCGAGCTTGCTGCAATGAGCGACGCAGCGGTTGCGCGCGTCTTCACGATCATGGCCGGGACGGTCGACCTGATCGATATCTACACCATTGGGCTGAATGAGCCGATGTTCAATTCGGTCGAATGCAACGAAGAGGCGCCCTTCGAAGATTTCAGCAACGTGATCGCCAATGCCGAATCGCTGGAGATCCCCGAGCTCGCGTTTGGCGCCATCAGCTTCATGGCCGAGCAGTTTGCGACATGTGAATTCTGGCCATCTGGACGGGCCAACGATATCGAGTCGGAGCCGGTCGTGAGCGACATCCCGACACTCATCATGGCCGGGAACTACGACTTTCAGACGCCCGTCTCCTGGAACCGATCGGCGTTCGTGAATCTGTCCAGCAGCTTCTATGTGCAGTTCCCGGCGAGCGGGCATGGGGTCATTGCCCAGTCGCAGTGCGCAAAGGATGTGGCGCGGGCGTTCATCGACACTCCGTTCAAGCAGCCGGACTCAGGCTGTACCGGAGATCTCTGGCCGATCTGGGCGATGCCTGTGAGCTAG